The following DNA comes from Reinekea thalattae.
GGCCGCCAGCGCGCCCGCATATTGCTCAATATTTGGTCGACTCTGGTCAGGCTAAAAATATAGCCGCTGTTTTTAAACGCTGGCTAGGTCAGGGGCAGCTGGGTGATGTTAAAAGCCACTGGCCAGATTTAATCGATGCTGTTGCGGCTATTCAACAGTGTGGCGGTATCGCCGTGATCGCTCACCCGCATCGCTATAAACTGACTTGGACCAAAGCCAGAGAGCTGATTGCAGACTTCAGCGCAGCGGGTGGCCGTGGCATCGAAGTCGCTTGCATTGGCATTCACCCAGATATGAGTAAGTTTTTAGTGGCGCAGGCGCAAGAGCACGATTTGCTAGTCAGCGGTGGTAGTGATTTTCACCACTTGCACACCCAATGGCTCAAGCTCGGCACCTATCCGATGTGGCCGAACCATGTAACCAGCGTTAAAGAGTGGCTCTTGCAGCGCGATGTTGCACTGGCGCGTTAAGCGAGTCTCAAGCTTCGCATACGAAAGCTTTGCCGTTGTTCAATTTGTGATAAAGTAGCGGCCTATTCTATCGAGTACTTGGCGGGAGCCAACATGAGTCAATTTTTTGTTATTCACCCCGATAACCCGCAGCCGCGTTTAATCAAACAGGCTGTCGATATTTTACGTAGCGGTGGCGTCATCGCTTACCCAACCGATACCGCCTATGCATTGGGTTGCATGATGGGCGATAAAAACGGTATTGACCGCCTTCGTCGTATTCGGCAGATCGACGATAAGCACAATTTAACCTTGGTTTGTCGCGACCTGTCTGACTTATCCACCTTTGCCAAGGTCGATAACGTCGCCTTTCGCTTGATCAAAAATAACACCCCCGGCCCCTATACCTTTATTTTAGAAGCCACGCGTGAAGTGCCACGCAGACTGTTGCACCCAAAACGCCGAACCATTGGTTTGCGTGTGCTGAGCAACCAGATTGCCGCAGATTTATTGCAAGAGTTAGGCGAGCCGATGTTATCAACCTCGTTAATTTTGCCGAACGAAGAAGAACCATTGGCCGACCCTTACTACATCCGCGATGTCTTAGAGCATGATTTAGACTTGGTCATCGATGGCGGCTTTTGTGGTTTTGAAGAATCAACCGTTGTCAGTTTGCTTGAAGGCGTCCCTGAAGTTGTGAGGCAAGGCGCTGGCGACACCGCCCCGTTCATGTAAACTCGACCCTATGATAGAAGATAACCAACCCACCGAAACATCGGCCGATGATGCCACACCTAAAGCCTCTGAACTGTTTAATGCAGCAGAGCTTCCGGTGCCGCAAGATAAGCTGACGCCAAAGCAGAAAGCCTTGCAGGCTTTGCGTGAGCGCGCTGCGGCTGAGCAGTCGGAAATGCCTTTCGCTGTTGTCGAAGGCGAAGCCATGACGCAGATCCCGATCGATCTGTACATTCCACCGGATGCGCTAGAAGTATTTCTCGATGCCTTCGAAGGGCCGCTCGATTTGCTACTTTATTTAATTCGTAAGCAAAACCTCGATATTCTCAACATCAACGTGTTCGAAATTACCCGCCAATATATGGATTACATTGGCTTAATGAACAACATGCAGCTCGAGTTAGCTGCAGAGTATTTGGTGATGGCCTCGATGTTGGCCGAAATTAAAAGCCGCATGCTGTTGCCACGCCAAGTTGCAGAAGGCGAGGAAGAAGAAGGCGATCCAAGAGCAGAGCTGATTCGTCGCTTACAGGAATACGAACAATTCAAAGAGGCAGCTGAAAATATCGATGAAATGCCACGTGTTGGCCGCGATATGTTTACCGCCGAAGAGATGCGCCCCGATTACGAACGGCCAAAACTTCACCCTGAGGTCGACTTACGGGAAGTGATGCTAGCATTCAAAGAGGTAATGGGCCGAGCTGAAATGTTTGAAGAGCATGAGGTTCATAAAGAAACCCTATCGACCCGAGCGCGAATGTCGGAAGTGTTAGAGCAGTTACAAGGCAAGGCGTTTGTGCCATTTATTAACCTATTCAACACAGACGAAGGTCGAATGGGTGTCGTGGTGACATTTTTAGCGATTATGGAGCTTTCCAAAGAGTCGCTGATTGATCTGGTGCAGAACGAGGTGTTTGCGCCGATTCACGTTAAAGCACGATCAGAATAATGCATGGCAAAAACGATAAATTGTAAAAACGTTAAAAAGTACAGCAGTCGGATAAATTATGACGGATCAAAATAATCAACATTCGCAACAGGATGCCCAAGGCTTAAACGATGAGGCTGCATCCGGCGAGACAACTGAACGCCAAGAGCAGGCGGTTGAAGTCGAAGATCAAGCGATTGATGAAAGCCAAGATCAAGCGGATCAAGGCCAAATAGATCAAGCAGCAGGCGAAACTGAAGAGACAGCCGAGCTAAGCGATCAGCAAGAATCGGAATCGTCTGCCAGTACTGACACTGAGTCAGCGCAAACAGAACAGAAGCCGTTAACCGACGATTCAGCAACAGAGAGCGCTACTGACGAAAGCGCGCAGCTGCAAGATGCCGACCCAGCTGCGCATGGCGATATCGAAATGACCGAGCCAAACGAAGATGTGCTCGACGATAACGAGCAGGGCGACCCTTATGGCGGGCATACCCCTGAAGCGTTAAAAAATATTATAGAGTCAGCTTTGTTTGCCTCCGGTACCACACTGAACGTCAGTCATTTACGGGCGTTATTTGAAGATCATGAGCGCCCGCACGGTCGAACAGTTCGGGCGTTGTTAACTGAATTGGTCGCAGCCTATGAAAACCGTGGCGTGCAATTAGTTGAAGTTGCCAGCGGCTATCGCTTTCAGACCGAAGCTAAAACTGCCCAATGGGTGGCACGCTTGTGGGATGAAAAACCGCAACGCTATTCACGCGCCCTGTTAGAAACGATTGCGCTCATTGCTTATCGCCAGCCGATTACCCGAAGTGAAATTGAAGACGTACGTGGTGTCGCCGTCAGCTCTAGTATTATTCGTACGCTTTTGGAGCGCGAATGGGTACGAGTGGTTGGTCATCGCGATGTTCCCGGTCGCCCTGCAATGTACGCTACAACCCGTCAGTTTTTAGATTACTTTGGTTTAAGCTCGTTAGATCAGCTACCTAATTTGTCGGAAATTAGAAACATGGAAGAGCTGAATCCTCAGATGGATTTAGACACCAAAGAAAACACTGCTGAAACTGATCAGCAGTCAGAAATATCGTTCAGCGGCCTAATCGACAAAATACGCGATACTCAAGCGAGTGGTAAAACGGGTAATGAATTTATCGACGA
Coding sequences within:
- a CDS encoding PHP domain-containing protein — translated: MIPNCAHEWELHCHSRFSDGSLSLPELFQLAQQNGVQHLALTDHDTCAGYRHAVDNQLVPEDLTLYPAAELSCIWAKRTLHIVGLGIDAYSEQWLAIEKDYDRRREKRFQRIVYLLQKNGLSVDEAAIRKLAEPGPPARPHIAQYLVDSGQAKNIAAVFKRWLGQGQLGDVKSHWPDLIDAVAAIQQCGGIAVIAHPHRYKLTWTKARELIADFSAAGGRGIEVACIGIHPDMSKFLVAQAQEHDLLVSGGSDFHHLHTQWLKLGTYPMWPNHVTSVKEWLLQRDVALAR
- a CDS encoding L-threonylcarbamoyladenylate synthase, giving the protein MSQFFVIHPDNPQPRLIKQAVDILRSGGVIAYPTDTAYALGCMMGDKNGIDRLRRIRQIDDKHNLTLVCRDLSDLSTFAKVDNVAFRLIKNNTPGPYTFILEATREVPRRLLHPKRRTIGLRVLSNQIAADLLQELGEPMLSTSLILPNEEEPLADPYYIRDVLEHDLDLVIDGGFCGFEESTVVSLLEGVPEVVRQGAGDTAPFM
- a CDS encoding segregation/condensation protein A codes for the protein MIEDNQPTETSADDATPKASELFNAAELPVPQDKLTPKQKALQALRERAAAEQSEMPFAVVEGEAMTQIPIDLYIPPDALEVFLDAFEGPLDLLLYLIRKQNLDILNINVFEITRQYMDYIGLMNNMQLELAAEYLVMASMLAEIKSRMLLPRQVAEGEEEEGDPRAELIRRLQEYEQFKEAAENIDEMPRVGRDMFTAEEMRPDYERPKLHPEVDLREVMLAFKEVMGRAEMFEEHEVHKETLSTRARMSEVLEQLQGKAFVPFINLFNTDEGRMGVVVTFLAIMELSKESLIDLVQNEVFAPIHVKARSE
- the scpB gene encoding SMC-Scp complex subunit ScpB, producing the protein MTDQNNQHSQQDAQGLNDEAASGETTERQEQAVEVEDQAIDESQDQADQGQIDQAAGETEETAELSDQQESESSASTDTESAQTEQKPLTDDSATESATDESAQLQDADPAAHGDIEMTEPNEDVLDDNEQGDPYGGHTPEALKNIIESALFASGTTLNVSHLRALFEDHERPHGRTVRALLTELVAAYENRGVQLVEVASGYRFQTEAKTAQWVARLWDEKPQRYSRALLETIALIAYRQPITRSEIEDVRGVAVSSSIIRTLLEREWVRVVGHRDVPGRPAMYATTRQFLDYFGLSSLDQLPNLSEIRNMEELNPQMDLDTKENTAETDQQSEISFSGLIDKIRDTQASGKTGNEFIDEQLDDELQQMDDVNNQFEQALEQQRAEKEHPNLDLEDEDEAEASAPSELTEEPTEQTDVAQINTPNPTGSVLNQTDSASQPEDADLELSEQEKWKIIQEKLAQQQALLDDRETDQPSEENDDE